Below is a window of Populus alba chromosome 2, ASM523922v2, whole genome shotgun sequence DNA.
GGAGCAAGATGGGAAAACCATAAAACTCCAAATTGTATGTGCTTTGTTTTTGTGAACATCCATTTTTAAGACTGCcatattctttatttatcaCAATATATGTTGCTGATGGAGCCTTGgacttttttgattttttagcacTTGGTGTGACCTTGTCATAGTTTCTCAGCGACTTATTTAATAGTTTGATTGCATTTTGTTTGACATTTAGTGGGATACTGCTGGGCAAGAAAGATTTAGAACAATTACCAGCAGCTACTACCGTGGGGCACATGGTATCATAGTGGGTGATCTTTCTCATCTATTCTTTGTACTTTGATTTCACCTAGTATTTATCCTTTTAACATTTCTCTTCATGGGTGGCTGTTGTAGGTTGTTTATGACGTGACAGACCAAGAGAGCTTCAACAATGTCAAGCAGTGGCTCAATGAAATTGATCGATATGCTAGTGATAATGTGAACAAACTTCTGGTTGGAAACAAGTCTGATCTCACTGCAAATAAAGTAGTGTCATACGAGACAGCAAAGGTAGATCTATTTTATCTCCATGTAATGAACTGTTATCAGCTGGGTATTGACATGTGTATATTTGTGCTGATCAAAATTTAGTTATTGAACTAAACTCCATTTTCTTTGTCATTTTTAGGCTTTTGCTGATGAGATTGGCATACCTTTCATGGAAACTAGTGCAAAAGATGCCACTAATGTGGAACAAGCTTTCATGGCCATGGCTGCTGCAATCAAGGATAGGTGCTGATCTGTTATTTTTTGTGTTCACATTGAACCCCTCTTCTCTCCAAAAAGAGAAGTCATGTCAGACGAGTCTAGACGTAGAAGTTCTTATTTGCCTCTCTAGTTTTTCTTGCATTTAACTCATAGATTAAAGAAGTATTTTGGTGGCAAATGTTGCACAAGCTGAAGTAATTACAATGGTCAGATTTGCTTGCTTATTGGACAAGTCTGTAAATGGCTTATTTGCAAGTGTGAGCTGTGATTTGGTTTGGTGaacctttttaaatcaaacCCTCGTTAGGTGATTAAATGGAGATTAAATGCAAGATTGTATTTAAATGAACTCTAAATACATTCAGTTTGATCCAAAATACCAGAAAAAATGAGCAGTAAATTAGATTTTCTGGTTAATAGATATTTGCTGTACTGGGTGTGTTTCTTCTATTGTTCATTGGTGCTCCAGTTTGAGTAGGATTAAGCTAATTGTCATATCTGAAATCAGTGCGAAGATGTTCTAGAATGTAGTAAATTTCTTAATTTCGTCTTTGCTTGCCTATTTGTGCACTTGCTTGCATCTTTGTGTAACACACCTCATACTTTACGTTTCCTATCAATCCAGAATGGCGAGCCAACCAGCCATGAACAATGCAAAACCTTCAACTGTGCAGCTCAGAGGACAGCCTGTTGAACAAAAGGGAGGCTGCTGCTCGTCTTGAGCCAGTGGAAGTATTGATGAGTTCTCTGTGCCTTGTCCATTGACTCAACCATTACCTGTAAGAGACCTTTCCTTCTTTATTCTCATGCActtaaaacctgatttgaagccgAACAATGTTATTAATTTCCCTCCTTTTAAGTTTCTGTACACTGTTTCAAGGTCGGTTATTTAAACACATTTGGGCTTGTACAAAGTAGTAATAGTATTCAACATTGTTCCTCATGTGACCCATTCTTTTAAACCACGTGTCTTTACTGTATGTTTTCAGTTCTGTGGTTAATTGTGCGTTTATTCAAGTGTGGATTCATGCACATGAATAAATGAGCATGTTTCTGGCCATGATATGGGCTAGTTCAACTATTGGGATGGATGGAGTTTATGCAAATGGCCGCTGTCCAATTTTATTTCCAAACAACCGAGTCAGAAATGAGGATGGAGGAGGGATTCTAAAGTAGAGGGGAATCTGTAGGATGAAGCAGAACTTGTATACAAGATTGGGAACTCTGGTATAAATTGCACATAGGTTCAAAATGAAAATACTATCCGAGGTGATTTTCTCCCTCAGGAAAAGGGAAACTGGATCCTTGTATATCTCTGGCAGAGTGGTACTATCTTCCTCGTGTCGTCATGGAGCTAACTTTAAATATAGGGGTAGCTACTTACTGGCATGAGCCAGGTGAAGCTGCCGATGTTTGGCGATTTGGGTACAGCTCGATGACAACCTAGTCCCCAAAGTTAAAATGAACAAAGAGGTAAATGACGTGAAAAATGTAGATATGGTTCTTGGGCTCGGTAACGATAAAAGCTAGGATGGGGAGTTTCGGTTTTATGCCGACATTGTTTTCGACACGCAGATTCAGTGGTTAATTCTTAAGGATTAGG
It encodes the following:
- the LOC118042159 gene encoding GTP-binding protein YPTM2, which gives rise to MNPEYDYLFKLLLIGDSGVGKSCLLLRFADDSYIESYISTIGVDFKIRTVEQDGKTIKLQIWDTAGQERFRTITSSYYRGAHGIIVVYDVTDQESFNNVKQWLNEIDRYASDNVNKLLVGNKSDLTANKVVSYETAKAFADEIGIPFMETSAKDATNVEQAFMAMAAAIKDRMASQPAMNNAKPSTVQLRGQPVEQKGGCCSS